From Mesobacillus jeotgali, the proteins below share one genomic window:
- a CDS encoding glycosyltransferase: MQTISLCMIVRNEEEVLEGCLNSVYPICDEIIIVDTGSTDRTKEIAAKFTDKVFDFKWTDDFSAARNFSFSKASMDFILWLDADDILKEKDFLEFKKLKKELHEAIDGVAMKYDIDFDDDGEPTFSYRRNRLVKRSKQFRWIGPVHEYLEVSGNIIPADIAITHRKSDKKRQVNSSDRNLNIYEKRLKNGEEFTPRDLYYYANELKDHGQYQRATIYYHEFLATKKGWVEDEIRACLNMADCYKKLGDYEKEMKALTSSMNYDVPRPEVSCRIGDIYKNKNQYKKAVIWYRLAVEVEIESDFGFTQKAYSTWYPHLQLCVVYWQLGEIEKSIEHNNLAKKYKPHDRQVLYNEKFFNDYLASEKKGKS, encoded by the coding sequence ATGCAGACAATAAGTCTTTGTATGATTGTTAGGAACGAGGAAGAGGTATTAGAGGGATGTTTAAATAGTGTTTATCCAATATGTGACGAGATCATTATTGTGGATACTGGGTCGACAGATAGAACAAAAGAGATTGCTGCGAAGTTTACCGACAAGGTCTTTGACTTTAAATGGACTGATGATTTTTCCGCGGCCAGAAACTTTTCATTTAGCAAAGCATCAATGGATTTCATTCTGTGGTTAGATGCGGATGACATACTTAAAGAGAAAGATTTCCTTGAATTCAAGAAATTGAAAAAAGAGCTACATGAAGCAATAGACGGAGTTGCCATGAAGTATGATATTGATTTTGATGATGATGGCGAACCGACCTTTAGCTACAGAAGAAACCGGCTGGTGAAGAGGTCGAAGCAATTCAGGTGGATTGGCCCTGTACATGAATACTTGGAAGTGAGTGGAAATATTATTCCAGCTGATATTGCCATAACACATAGGAAGTCTGATAAAAAACGTCAAGTGAATTCATCTGACCGAAATTTGAATATTTATGAAAAACGTCTTAAAAATGGAGAGGAATTCACTCCGAGAGATTTATATTATTATGCAAATGAGCTAAAGGATCATGGCCAATATCAAAGGGCAACGATTTATTATCATGAGTTTTTAGCGACAAAAAAAGGCTGGGTGGAAGATGAGATACGTGCTTGTTTGAATATGGCCGATTGCTATAAGAAATTAGGGGATTATGAAAAAGAAATGAAAGCTCTCACATCCTCCATGAATTATGATGTTCCTAGACCTGAGGTTTCTTGTCGGATTGGTGATATCTACAAGAATAAAAATCAATATAAGAAAGCTGTGATCTGGTATCGCCTGGCTGTTGAGGTGGAAATCGAAAGTGATTTTGGTTTTACGCAGAAGGCATATTCTACTTGGTATCCTCATTTGCAGCTTTGTGTAGTTTACTGGCAATTAGGTGAGATTGAAAAATCCATAGAACACAATAACCTGGCAAAAAAGTATAAACCGCATGATCGTCAGGTTCTGTATAATGAGAAGTTTTTCAACGATTATCTTGCCAGTGAAAAAAAGGGAAAGAGTTAG
- a CDS encoding polysaccharide pyruvyl transferase family protein, whose protein sequence is MKKILYIGWIGYNNLGDDLLWNIFNELSKKNHFLEKKIKVIPSYPAVDISNVNEFDTVVLGGGSLIAPHYIKILKKALDMKKKVVIWGSGIDRINENALNKMNEGANLQLKQRFTNEEAALLKYVFLKASFAGVRGPLTKQALISLGVNSEDIQIIGDPGLFLNYVSKEEKKEKLIGINWGTTLNNLYGSNEKFVKQYIVDTAKLLIDMGYKIVIYSVWDKDHASCQSLYKGINDSKNVKLITRLLSEKELMSELAPCTLTINYKLHPNLLSMGAKVPFIALGYRYKVFDLAKSIGMESHVISTSHPDLKSEILARVSFIEQNRDQILSSYEEHLKHFLPLIEKPFHDNFYL, encoded by the coding sequence TTGAAAAAAATACTTTATATAGGCTGGATTGGCTATAACAATTTGGGTGATGACCTTTTATGGAATATATTTAATGAGTTGAGTAAAAAAAATCATTTTCTCGAAAAGAAAATTAAGGTGATTCCATCCTACCCAGCGGTTGATATAAGTAACGTGAATGAATTTGATACAGTTGTTCTCGGTGGGGGATCATTGATTGCTCCCCACTATATCAAGATTTTAAAGAAAGCACTGGATATGAAAAAGAAGGTTGTTATTTGGGGCAGCGGGATCGATAGAATAAACGAAAATGCTTTAAACAAAATGAATGAAGGTGCGAATCTTCAGTTAAAACAAAGATTCACAAATGAAGAAGCTGCACTTCTAAAATATGTTTTTTTAAAGGCATCATTTGCTGGGGTTAGAGGACCTTTAACAAAGCAAGCACTCATTTCACTAGGAGTTAACAGTGAGGATATTCAAATCATTGGGGATCCAGGGCTTTTTCTAAATTATGTTTCAAAAGAAGAGAAAAAAGAGAAACTTATAGGGATCAATTGGGGTACCACATTAAATAACCTGTATGGCAGCAATGAGAAGTTTGTTAAACAGTACATTGTGGACACTGCGAAGTTATTGATAGATATGGGATACAAAATAGTCATTTACTCAGTTTGGGATAAAGACCATGCTTCGTGTCAGAGTCTTTATAAAGGAATAAACGATTCGAAAAATGTAAAATTAATAACCCGCCTTCTTTCTGAAAAAGAATTAATGTCCGAACTGGCCCCCTGCACACTGACTATTAACTACAAACTTCATCCAAACCTATTATCAATGGGGGCAAAGGTACCATTCATTGCTCTTGGGTATAGATATAAAGTATTTGATTTAGCTAAATCCATCGGTATGGAAAGCCATGTCATCTCAACGAGCCATCCAGATTTAAAATCTGAAATTTTAGCACGTGTATCTTTCATTGAACAAAATAGAGATCAGATTTTGAGTAGTTATGAGGAGCACTTGAAACATTTTCTCCCTCTAATCGAAAAGCCCTTTCATGACAACTTCTATCTATAG
- a CDS encoding CgeB family protein, whose product MKKIIMCYGKTRYTPGRYLEDGLRNIGVTIDLYEKSVDFSEINLSDYDAVVFVESPSRPSIKVKNIELVTIPKFFWVHHGENRLDTNLQLAKRYQADVVLMAHSLHLAKKFSSPVRFFPFGMSKDIFNCNKELKDRNIDIASVGSNDAGFYGKRRMAINTIKGHFSSKYRLSFDRKAYLHDLAKIYGNSKIVYNQSANAIKSINMRLFEGMGCGALVFSDYVPGMEKLFIENTHYVSFKDQDELIEKMDYYLKNTEEAQVIATAAYEHLLNNHTYEHRANEIIELIEELGNN is encoded by the coding sequence GTGAAAAAAATTATTATGTGTTATGGCAAAACCCGTTATACGCCAGGACGTTATTTAGAGGATGGCTTAAGAAATATTGGGGTAACAATAGATTTGTATGAAAAGTCAGTTGATTTTAGCGAAATTAATCTTTCCGACTACGATGCTGTAGTATTTGTAGAAAGTCCCTCAAGGCCTTCAATAAAGGTTAAAAATATTGAGTTAGTAACTATCCCTAAATTTTTTTGGGTACACCATGGAGAAAATCGATTAGATACGAACCTACAATTAGCAAAAAGATATCAGGCAGATGTCGTATTAATGGCTCACTCCCTTCACCTGGCCAAAAAATTCTCTTCACCTGTGCGCTTTTTCCCATTTGGAATGTCAAAGGATATATTTAATTGCAACAAAGAACTAAAGGACAGAAATATAGATATTGCGTCTGTAGGAAGTAATGATGCTGGATTTTATGGAAAACGCAGAATGGCAATCAATACAATTAAAGGGCATTTTTCCTCAAAGTACCGCCTTTCTTTTGATAGGAAAGCCTACCTGCATGACCTTGCCAAGATATATGGCAACTCCAAAATTGTTTATAATCAATCTGCCAATGCAATTAAAAGTATCAATATGCGGTTATTTGAAGGAATGGGCTGCGGGGCGTTAGTATTTTCAGATTATGTCCCTGGTATGGAGAAGCTTTTTATAGAAAATACACATTACGTTTCTTTCAAAGATCAGGATGAATTAATAGAAAAGATGGATTATTATCTAAAAAATACGGAAGAAGCTCAAGTGATTGCAACTGCAGCTTATGAGCATCTATTAAATAACCATACTTATGAACACAGAGCAAATGAGATTATTGAATTGATTGAAGAGCTTGGCAATAACTAA
- a CDS encoding glycosyltransferase gives MKKLKILFHTRDDSRYIVPASQYFIKELTKITELTVSHDAGHIEDIIAKSGIKPDFIYFNDYLENLSPVVTGLKTLKIPFAVGLHDLHYRFPERKNTILDENIKYIFTYYRDKFLSWYPEFANHMIWLPHHVNTEIFKDYHLPKDIDMLLMGSTRAEVYPLRVSMVNRLQHTPGFVHHTHPGYRKVGEKEQGVYVGESYAKELNRAKICLTCDSIYKYPLMKYYEITAANSLLLAPVSDELMDLGFIPGVNFISINETNFEEKASYYLDHENERRMISLNGMKLSHQKHSTMKRVFDFVHEIKKIIQRESES, from the coding sequence ATGAAGAAACTTAAGATCTTGTTCCATACAAGGGATGATAGCCGTTATATCGTCCCCGCTTCCCAATATTTCATTAAAGAACTTACTAAAATTACAGAATTAACGGTTTCTCATGATGCTGGCCATATTGAAGATATTATAGCCAAATCAGGTATTAAACCTGATTTCATCTACTTTAACGACTATCTTGAAAATTTATCCCCAGTCGTTACAGGCCTAAAAACACTTAAAATTCCTTTTGCTGTAGGCTTACACGATTTACATTATAGATTCCCTGAAAGGAAGAACACCATCTTAGATGAAAATATAAAATATATTTTCACCTATTATAGAGATAAATTCCTGAGCTGGTATCCAGAATTTGCAAATCACATGATTTGGCTGCCTCACCATGTCAATACTGAGATTTTCAAGGATTATCATCTTCCAAAAGACATAGATATGCTGTTAATGGGGTCAACAAGAGCCGAAGTATATCCGTTAAGAGTGAGTATGGTCAATAGGCTTCAACATACTCCTGGATTCGTACATCATACTCATCCCGGCTATCGTAAAGTCGGTGAAAAGGAACAGGGAGTTTATGTCGGAGAATCCTATGCAAAGGAATTGAACAGAGCAAAAATTTGTTTAACATGTGATTCCATCTATAAGTATCCCTTAATGAAGTACTATGAGATTACCGCTGCTAACTCTTTACTATTGGCCCCAGTTTCAGATGAATTAATGGATTTGGGCTTCATACCAGGTGTGAATTTCATTTCAATAAATGAAACGAACTTTGAAGAAAAAGCCTCTTATTATCTTGATCATGAAAACGAAAGAAGGATGATTTCATTAAACGGCATGAAGCTATCGCATCAAAAGCATTCAACTATGAAGAGAGTGTTTGATTTCGTGCATGAAATAAAAAAAATCATTCAACGGGAGTCTGAAAGTTAG
- a CDS encoding polysaccharide pyruvyl transferase family protein produces the protein MKLKKILYIGWIGYKNLGDELMLDLFKECLLPLGKDYRLDVVNNEAVYLENYPLGGYDLIVLGGGSIISAPHQIVNPVVVNTLYKAIKLKKKIMIWGSGTDWVPQKYLLQLQNKKELNLAVNKNLIEMLNEVLAESVWTGVRGPLTIQLLKNLGADIDNIHLSGDPGFLLQPGQSGHIHHPFLMDQSKKVIGLNWGTAGSNIYGNDEMNVENQLANALKSLIQTGYKVYMFVVWQNDILPSERLYNKVNDSQNVFLDKKLYNQEEMMNLIGHFTFTLNYKLHANYLSLASKIPFIAIGYRFKIFDFVKSVDLEEFIIPTDSDEINDDIMKLEKIISTNRNEIVNKMISKQNDYRKILSVPFENKLYI, from the coding sequence CTGAAACTGAAAAAAATATTATATATAGGCTGGATTGGTTACAAAAATCTGGGTGATGAATTAATGCTTGATTTGTTCAAAGAATGCCTTCTTCCTTTAGGGAAGGATTATAGATTGGATGTGGTCAATAATGAAGCAGTATATTTAGAGAATTATCCGCTTGGCGGATACGACCTTATTGTTCTTGGGGGCGGATCCATTATCAGTGCTCCACATCAAATAGTAAATCCAGTAGTTGTCAATACATTATATAAAGCAATCAAGCTAAAAAAGAAAATCATGATCTGGGGTTCAGGAACTGATTGGGTACCTCAAAAATATTTACTTCAATTACAAAATAAAAAAGAACTGAATCTGGCAGTAAATAAAAACTTAATCGAGATGCTGAATGAGGTACTCGCAGAAAGTGTTTGGACAGGAGTTAGAGGTCCATTAACCATTCAACTGCTTAAAAATCTTGGAGCAGACATAGACAATATTCATTTAAGTGGAGATCCCGGGTTTCTTTTACAACCAGGGCAATCCGGACATATTCATCACCCGTTTTTAATGGATCAATCAAAAAAAGTAATTGGCTTAAACTGGGGAACTGCCGGCAGTAACATCTACGGTAATGATGAAATGAATGTCGAAAACCAATTAGCCAATGCATTGAAATCTTTGATTCAAACTGGCTACAAGGTTTATATGTTTGTTGTCTGGCAAAATGATATCCTTCCCTCTGAAAGACTCTACAATAAAGTAAATGATTCTCAAAATGTTTTTTTAGATAAGAAGCTTTATAACCAGGAAGAAATGATGAATCTCATTGGTCATTTTACCTTTACATTAAACTACAAATTACACGCAAATTATCTTTCTTTAGCCTCGAAAATCCCCTTTATAGCAATCGGTTACCGTTTTAAAATTTTTGATTTTGTTAAGTCAGTAGACCTCGAGGAGTTCATCATTCCCACTGATTCAGATGAGATTAATGATGACATAATGAAATTAGAAAAAATCATTTCAACAAATAGGAACGAAATAGTTAATAAAATGATTTCGAAACAAAATGATTACAGAAAAATCTTAAGTGTGCCTTTCGAGAATAAATTATACATTTAA
- a CDS encoding glycosyltransferase — protein MPTISLCMIVKNEEEVLENCLKSVQEICDEIVIVDTGSTDKTKEIARQYTDKVLDFEWIDDFSAARNFAFSNATMEYILWLDADDILLPADQQKFKKLKTSLKKDVDAVSMIYVILRDEFGNPTFHYRRNRLVKRSKNFKWIGPVHEYLDVSGNILSSDISVEHKKDEKQSTGHSSDRNLRIYEKRLKRGEEFSPRDLYYYANELRDHKQYEKAIIYYNEFLGGKKGWVEDNIRACLNLADCHVHRGEKDEEMDALLKSLSFDVPRPEPSCRIGDIFKAKKDYQTAIFWYTTAMQMNKDTAGFQNQAYSTWYPNLQLCVCHWELGNVEKSIEHNQNAKKYRPDDLQVLFNERFFNDFMKKKSKK, from the coding sequence ATGCCCACCATCAGTCTCTGCATGATTGTTAAAAATGAAGAAGAAGTATTGGAGAACTGCCTCAAAAGTGTACAGGAAATCTGTGATGAAATCGTCATCGTCGATACTGGTTCGACTGATAAGACCAAGGAAATAGCCAGGCAGTATACGGATAAAGTACTGGATTTTGAGTGGATTGACGACTTTTCTGCTGCCCGGAATTTTGCCTTCAGCAACGCCACGATGGAGTATATCCTCTGGCTCGATGCCGACGATATTCTGCTGCCGGCTGACCAGCAAAAGTTCAAAAAGCTGAAAACCTCCCTGAAAAAGGATGTTGATGCTGTCTCGATGATCTATGTCATCCTCAGGGATGAGTTCGGGAATCCAACTTTCCATTACAGAAGGAACCGCCTGGTAAAGAGGAGCAAGAACTTCAAATGGATCGGACCTGTACATGAATATCTTGATGTGAGCGGCAATATTTTATCCTCTGATATATCAGTCGAGCATAAAAAGGATGAAAAACAATCGACCGGCCACTCCTCTGACAGGAATCTAAGAATCTATGAAAAGCGGCTAAAAAGAGGCGAGGAGTTTTCCCCAAGGGATTTGTACTATTATGCCAATGAGCTGCGTGATCATAAGCAATATGAAAAAGCGATCATTTATTATAACGAGTTTCTTGGAGGCAAAAAGGGCTGGGTCGAGGACAACATAAGAGCATGTTTGAATCTGGCGGATTGCCATGTGCATAGAGGCGAAAAAGACGAAGAAATGGATGCTTTACTGAAGTCACTTTCTTTCGACGTACCCCGCCCTGAACCGAGCTGCCGGATCGGCGATATCTTCAAGGCTAAAAAGGATTATCAAACAGCTATTTTTTGGTATACAACCGCTATGCAGATGAATAAGGACACAGCCGGCTTCCAGAATCAGGCGTATTCCACCTGGTATCCGAATCTTCAGCTATGCGTGTGCCACTGGGAATTAGGCAATGTAGAAAAATCGATTGAACACAATCAGAATGCTAAAAAATATCGGCCGGATGACTTGCAGGTTTTGTTCAATGAGAGATTTTTTAATGATTTCATGAAAAAGAAGAGCAAGAAATAA
- a CDS encoding tRNA dihydrouridine synthase, with the protein MKENFWRDLPRPFFILAPMEEVTDVVFRHVVSEAARPDVFFTEFTNSESYCHPDGIKSVRGRLTFTEDEQPIVAHIWGDKPENFRKMSIGMAEMGFKGLDINMGCPVPNVVQNGKGSGLIRRPDVAGELIQAAKAGGLPVSVKTRLGFTEVDEWKSWLKHILEQDIVNLSIHLRTRDEMSKVDAHWELIPEIKQLRDEVAPDTLLTINGDIPDRQTGLELARQYGVDGVMIGRGIFHNPFAFEKEPKQHSSDELLDLLRLHMDLHDKYSHLELRPFTALHRFFKIYVKGFHGASGLRNELMNTKSTAEVRELLDQFAAKNIDGIEE; encoded by the coding sequence ATGAAAGAAAATTTTTGGCGTGATTTACCACGGCCATTTTTTATATTGGCACCAATGGAAGAAGTGACAGATGTTGTTTTTCGCCATGTGGTGAGTGAGGCAGCGAGACCTGATGTTTTTTTTACTGAGTTTACGAACTCAGAGAGCTATTGTCACCCGGATGGGATCAAGAGTGTGCGCGGGCGTTTGACTTTTACAGAGGATGAACAGCCGATTGTAGCCCATATTTGGGGGGACAAGCCTGAAAACTTCCGGAAAATGAGCATTGGGATGGCGGAAATGGGCTTTAAGGGTCTGGATATCAATATGGGCTGTCCGGTACCCAATGTGGTGCAGAATGGGAAGGGAAGCGGCCTGATCCGCCGTCCGGATGTTGCAGGTGAGCTAATCCAGGCAGCAAAAGCAGGAGGATTGCCTGTAAGTGTAAAGACGCGGCTTGGTTTCACAGAAGTAGACGAATGGAAGAGCTGGCTGAAACACATTTTGGAACAAGATATTGTCAATCTCTCCATTCATCTGCGTACAAGGGATGAAATGAGCAAGGTGGATGCACATTGGGAGCTGATCCCGGAGATTAAGCAACTTCGTGATGAGGTGGCACCAGATACCCTTTTGACGATCAATGGGGATATTCCTGACCGTCAGACCGGCTTAGAACTGGCCCGTCAATATGGTGTTGACGGGGTCATGATTGGGCGTGGCATTTTCCATAATCCATTTGCCTTTGAAAAGGAACCGAAACAACATAGCAGTGACGAACTGCTTGATCTCTTAAGATTGCATATGGATCTCCATGATAAGTACTCGCATTTAGAGCTGCGGCCGTTTACGGCTCTTCATCGCTTTTTCAAGATCTATGTCAAAGGCTTCCACGGGGCGAGTGGATTAAGAAATGAATTAATGAACACAAAGTCAACAGCTGAAGTACGTGAATTGCTTGATCAATTTGCGGCAAAGAATATTGATGGAATAGAGGAATAG
- a CDS encoding M4 family metallopeptidase — protein sequence MKKKFLAPVILSSAMLVGSIPLSSVFAEPVSSGAVSKEWNERASVPVFVKERYAERFSSSNVSNALSYLQKHEGKTGISHLDKNLKVKNIETDELGMTHVRFNQAVNGINVEGSEIIVHFNKDNEVVSVNGRVNQTVTDASVDTTASLSSEAALKVAKSSVNAPEELTYEPTSELVVYPFEGKNHTAYKVNINFMGDEPGNWFVFVDAKTGEVIDQYNGLMHADEMKTQKGAGKGVHGEHRELHITPVKEENTGTKFSLADYSHANLGGIVTYDAKNDNTSSNDTLYVGNSAAFISDYDRAAVDAHYNSEKVYDYFLNEHGRNSLDGKGMAIISKVHYGKNYNNASWNGRWMTYGDGDGKFMISLSAGLDVAAHEMTHGVITHSANLVYRNQSGALNESFADVFGALVDDSDWEMGEDIMAPEAKANGSTVLRSLSNPNGVIVSNEQRRAYSTNGGVYPDHMDEFYHMPVTVDGGGVHVNSSITNHAAYLIAQDLGREKLGKIYYRALTVYLTPDSNFSDARKAIVQSAIDLYGEGSEEEAAAKSGFDAVGIY from the coding sequence TTGAAGAAAAAATTTTTAGCACCTGTAATTCTATCATCAGCTATGTTAGTCGGTTCTATTCCTCTGAGCAGTGTCTTTGCAGAGCCTGTTAGCTCCGGGGCAGTGAGTAAGGAATGGAATGAGAGGGCTAGCGTCCCTGTTTTTGTGAAGGAACGTTATGCTGAAAGATTCTCTTCTAGTAATGTTTCTAATGCTTTAAGTTATTTACAGAAGCACGAGGGTAAAACGGGAATCAGCCATTTGGATAAAAACCTCAAAGTGAAAAACATCGAAACAGATGAATTGGGAATGACTCATGTCCGCTTCAATCAAGCTGTAAATGGGATCAATGTAGAAGGCTCGGAAATTATCGTCCATTTTAATAAGGATAATGAAGTAGTATCGGTGAATGGCCGAGTAAACCAAACCGTTACCGATGCTTCAGTGGATACCACTGCCTCTTTAAGCAGTGAAGCTGCGCTTAAAGTGGCCAAGTCCTCTGTGAATGCCCCTGAAGAGCTTACATACGAACCAACGTCTGAGCTGGTTGTCTATCCTTTTGAAGGGAAAAACCACACAGCATATAAAGTAAATATTAACTTTATGGGAGATGAGCCTGGAAACTGGTTTGTCTTTGTGGATGCAAAAACAGGTGAGGTTATTGATCAATATAATGGCCTGATGCATGCAGATGAAATGAAAACACAAAAAGGTGCCGGAAAAGGTGTACATGGTGAACACAGGGAACTGCACATTACCCCGGTGAAGGAAGAGAATACTGGCACTAAGTTTTCGTTAGCGGATTACTCTCATGCAAACTTAGGCGGAATCGTTACGTATGATGCCAAAAACGATAACACTTCCAGCAATGATACACTTTATGTTGGGAATTCAGCTGCGTTTATCAGTGACTATGATCGAGCGGCTGTCGATGCGCACTATAATTCTGAAAAGGTTTATGATTATTTCCTGAATGAACATGGCCGCAACTCCTTAGACGGGAAAGGAATGGCGATTATTTCTAAAGTTCACTATGGGAAAAATTACAATAATGCATCATGGAATGGACGCTGGATGACCTACGGTGATGGGGACGGCAAGTTCATGATCTCTCTATCAGCAGGCCTGGATGTTGCAGCCCATGAGATGACTCACGGTGTAATCACTCATTCAGCAAATCTGGTCTACCGTAATCAATCTGGGGCACTGAACGAATCATTTGCTGATGTCTTCGGTGCACTGGTTGATGATAGTGACTGGGAAATGGGCGAGGATATCATGGCTCCAGAAGCTAAAGCGAACGGTTCGACAGTACTGCGCAGCCTTAGCAATCCAAACGGTGTTATCGTGAGCAACGAACAAAGAAGAGCATACAGCACAAATGGCGGTGTCTACCCAGACCACATGGACGAGTTCTATCATATGCCTGTTACTGTTGATGGGGGCGGAGTCCATGTTAATTCATCCATCACAAACCATGCAGCGTACTTGATTGCTCAGGACCTCGGAAGAGAAAAATTAGGAAAAATTTATTATCGTGCTTTAACAGTTTATCTAACTCCTGATTCCAACTTCAGCGACGCACGCAAGGCGATTGTTCAGTCTGCTATCGATCTATATGGGGAAGGCAGCGAGGAAGAGGCGGCTGCAAAATCTGGATTTGATGCGGTAGGAATCTATTAA